Within the Anguilla rostrata isolate EN2019 chromosome 6, ASM1855537v3, whole genome shotgun sequence genome, the region TTAACTTTGACGGAGAGACTATTGAAGGGGCTCCCCCTTTATGGGCGGCTTCTGCGGCTGGTCACCTGCCGGTCGTGCGGACCTTGTTGAAGCACGGGGCGTCGGTGAACAACACCACGCTAACAAATTCGACCCCACTACGTGCCGCCTGCTTTGATGGTCACCTAGAAATTGTGCGCTACCTGGTGGAGCACCGTGCTGACATGGAGGTAGCTAACCGGCATGGCCACACCTGTCTCATGATATCTTGCTACAAAGGCCACAAAGAGATTGCCAAGTTTCTGCTTGAGCGTGGTGCAGATGTTAACCGCAAGAGTATAAAGGGCAACACGGCACTCCATGACTGTGCAGAGTCTGGGAGCCTGGACATCATGAAGATGCTGTTGAAGTGCAATGCACGCATGGAGAAGGATGGCTACGGAATGACCCCCTTGCTTGCTGCTAGCGTGACAGGTCACACGAACATAGTGGAGTACCTGGTGCATCAGCCTCGCTCCTCGCGAGAGGAGCGCGTCGACGCCCTCGAGCTCTTGGGCGCAACGTTTGTCGACAAGAAGCGAGACCTGCTGGGCGCCATGCGGTATTGGCGACGGGCTTTGGAGCTGCGTCAGCCCGGGGACAGGACCGGGGCGCTGAGCAAGCCGCCCCCAGGGCCCCCCGTCCCGGCGTACGACTGCGCGCAGGAGGTGACCACGACCGAGGAGCTGGAGGCTCTCATCACCGACCCGGACGAGATGCGCATGCAGGCGCTGCTGGTGCGCGAGCGCATCCTGGGGCCCTCGCACCCGGACACGTCCTACTACATCCGCTACCGCGGGGCCGTCTACGCCGACTCGGGCAACTTCGAGCGCTGCATCAGCCTGTGGAAGTACGCGCTGGACATGCAGCAGAGCAACCTGGACCCACTCAGCCCCATGACGGCCAGCAGCTTCCTGTCCTTCGCCGAGCTCTTCTCCTTCGTGCTGCAGGACCGGGCCAAGGGCACGCTGGCCACCCGCGTCACTTTCCAGGACCTGATGGGCGTGCTGGGCAAGAGCGTGCGCGAGGTGGAGCGGGCGGTGGCGCAGCGCGACAGCCCCCCCGAGGCGCCCCAGTTCACCAAGGCGCTCTCCATCATCCTGcacctgctcttcctcctggaGAAGCTGGACTGCACCCCCGAGCAGGAGTACCAGAAGAAGCAGACGGTCTACCGCCTGCTGAAGCTGAACCCGCGGGCGCGCAACGGCTACACCCCGCTGCACATGGCGGCCGACAAGGACACGACGGCAGTGGGCCGCTACCCCGTGGGCCGCTTCCCGTCGGCCGCCGTGGCGGGGCTGCTCCTGGAGTGCGGCGCGGACGCGGACTCGCGCGACTGCGACAACAACACACCGCTGCACGTCTCCGCCGCCAACGGCTGCCCCGAGATCATGAGCATGCTGGTGCGCGCCGGGTCCCACTTCGACGCCACCAACTCCAAGGGGAAGACGGCCTACGAGCTGCTGGACGAGCAGAACGCCGGGCGCCACGCCCTGCACCCCCTCAACTACGTCACGCTGCAGTGCCTGGCGGCCCGCTCCATCGAGAAGCACAGACTGCCCTACAAGGGGCTCATCTCAGAGGAGATGGAGGCCTTCATTGAATtgcactgaccccccccccccccccccccccgatctaGCCTCCTCTCCATCAGCCATTTGCTCTATCCTTTACATTCAGTTCTTCTCAGGCTTAGACCAAATCAAAGCAATAATCCCATGCCACTAATCGCAAGCGACAAACCTGTAATTTAGGGAGGTTTTTCTCTTgttagcttctttttttcccccccattcaTTAAAAGGACAAACACTTTGAAATACTTGGCTGGGATTTGCAGTTAGAACTTCTAATTTTA harbors:
- the LOC135256854 gene encoding protein fem-1 homolog A, encoding MDIKTAVFNAARDGKLKLIQKLLSNKSPEELEALAEEKTQGGTPLLIASRYGHLEVVDYLLGHCKANVELGGSVNFDGETIEGAPPLWAASAAGHLPVVRTLLKHGASVNNTTLTNSTPLRAACFDGHLEIVRYLVEHRADMEVANRHGHTCLMISCYKGHKEIAKFLLERGADVNRKSIKGNTALHDCAESGSLDIMKMLLKCNARMEKDGYGMTPLLAASVTGHTNIVEYLVHQPRSSREERVDALELLGATFVDKKRDLLGAMRYWRRALELRQPGDRTGALSKPPPGPPVPAYDCAQEVTTTEELEALITDPDEMRMQALLVRERILGPSHPDTSYYIRYRGAVYADSGNFERCISLWKYALDMQQSNLDPLSPMTASSFLSFAELFSFVLQDRAKGTLATRVTFQDLMGVLGKSVREVERAVAQRDSPPEAPQFTKALSIILHLLFLLEKLDCTPEQEYQKKQTVYRLLKLNPRARNGYTPLHMAADKDTTAVGRYPVGRFPSAAVAGLLLECGADADSRDCDNNTPLHVSAANGCPEIMSMLVRAGSHFDATNSKGKTAYELLDEQNAGRHALHPLNYVTLQCLAARSIEKHRLPYKGLISEEMEAFIELH